In Oncorhynchus mykiss isolate Arlee chromosome 1, USDA_OmykA_1.1, whole genome shotgun sequence, the following proteins share a genomic window:
- the zswim8 gene encoding zinc finger SWIM domain-containing protein 8 isoform X1 has product MELMFAEWEDGERFSFEDSDRFEEDSLCSFISEAESLCQNWRGWRKQSAGPNSPTVKIKDGQVIPLVELSAKQVAFHIPFEVVEKVYPPVPEQLQLRIAYWSFPENEEDIRLYSCLANGSPDEFQRGEQLYRMRAVKDPLQIGFHLSATVVSPQAGQSKGAYNVAVMFDRCRITSCSCTCGAGAKWCAHVVALCLFRIHNASAVCLRAPVSESLSRLQRDQLQKFAQYLISELPQQILPTAQRLLDELLSSQSTAINTVCGAPDPTAGPSASDQSTWYLDESTLSDNIKKTLHKFCGPSPVVFSDVNSMYLSSTEPPAAAEWACLLRPLRGREPEGIWNLLSIVREMLKRRDSNAAPLLEILTEQCLTYEQIIGWWYSVRTSASHSSASGHTGRSNGQSEVAAHACASMCDEMVVLWRLAVLDPTMSPHRRLELAAQLKQWHLKVIEIVKRGQHRKSLDKLFQGFKPAVESCYFNWEVAYPLPGITYCSADKKSASFCWARAVQQQRGAKAGLAGDPPEPGGGRSGSSEGGGGDYKGRSLQQEVAVRPKETIVSKRKGLSAGGGGGVLVRLGGSVSLSLEEGSSKGMYKGAGSSSSTGGKAKIAQGGKSSSGGSGVVGGKHQAAKRRTSSEDSSLEPDMAELSLDDGSSLALGAEASNTFDFTPPPPEMLPSPSPLLREPHKYSAGGKGAGNTPKERAFEGKRATLAATLPAAESQPAFPTKENAAVIVEAAIAVVNVEAEMNGNEEAAIAGDARPSTSVVTVTAAAAKSPHDGRRETGTGAVALPNQAPEGAAGAGGDPVGEDDYQAYFLNSANEEGAERVSENNNEEEPDIFAGIKPLEQEGQMEVLFACAEALHAHGYSNDACRLAVELAGDLLANPPDLKVEQPQTKGKKSKVSTSRQTQVATNTLVKTSFLLTVLSERLELHNLAFSTGMFSLELQRPPASTKALEVKLAYQESEVVALLKKIPLGLVEMTSIRDRAEQLRDGNFCDYRPVLPLMLASFIFDVLCTPVVSPTGSRPPSRNRNNEMPGDEELGFEAAVAALGMKTTVSEAEHPLLCEGTRREKGDLALALMITYKDDQSKLKKILDKLLDRESQTHKPQTLSSFYSSKPAASSQRSPSKHAAHTAHGHGGATGGVSKHAPNATAAAGSSSSSLQAVATGGAAGQQAGLAGSGVQNNPTAGECVSEAREQADGVQPASCDQPSEAVPFKPDGTVPSRLALGGRGAYSGRCWGSPVRQKKKHTGMASIDSSAPETTSDSSPTLSRRPLRGGWAAASWGRGQDSDSISSSSSDSLGSSSSSGSRRAGGGARAKSTDTSRYKGRRPECHAPHVPNQPSEAAAHFYFELAKTVLIKAGGNSSTSIFTQPSASGGHQGPHRNLHLCAFEIGLYALGLHNFVSPNWLSRTYSSHVSWITGQAMEIGSAALNILVECWDGHLTPPEVASLADRASRARDPNMVRAAAELALSCLPHAHALNPNEIQRALVQCKEQVHVRYSSVLQKTHRTTHDNVMLEKACMAVEEAAKGGGVYPEVLFEVAHQWYWLYEQTVGGGSGAQREGPGRCGANGGAGRRPPEMGHGVMDNIGNMDSSGVATVTASVTAAAVVPVISVGSTIYQSHALPGSAMAHPHTQGLHPYTTIQAHLPTVCTPQYLGHPLQHVPRPTVFPVSGGAYPQCVCVPSQGMHPAFIGAQYPFSVAAGPHPPMAATAVTFPGVPVPSMTQIAVHPYHTETGLPLSTTVAGAASFSPFYPVGGVHSGATIQAIQGSSLPGMSSQPVSLVSAPFPSEDEQHSQPISQQGLHYLHSAYRVGMLALEMLGRRAHNDHPNNFSRSPPYTEDVKWLLGLAARLGVNYVYQFCVGAAKGVLSPFVLQEIIMEALQRLNPAHIHAHLRTPAFHQLVQRCQQAYLQYIHHRLIHLTPADYDDFVNIIRSARGAFCLTPVGMMQFNDVLQNLKRGKQTKELWQRISLEMATFSP; this is encoded by the exons aTGGTCAGGTCATCCCTCTGGTGGAGCTATCAGCCAAGCAGGTTGCATTCCACATCCCGTTTGAGGTGGTGGAGAAGGTCTACCCTCCTGTCCCCGAGCAGCTGCAGCTCCGCATCGCCTACTGGAGCTTCCCAGAGAACGAGGAGGACATCCG GCTGTACTCGTGTCTGGCTAACGGCAGCCCTGATGAGTTCCAGCGAGGGGAGCAGCTGTACAGGATGAGGGCTGTCAAAGACCCTCTGCAGATAG gTTTCCACCTCAGTGCCACCGTGGTGTCGCCCCAGGCTGGCCAATCAAAAGGGGCGTACAATGTGGCTGTCATGTTTGACCGCTGCCGCATCACTTCCTGCAGTTGCACCTGTGGAGCCGGGGCCAAATGGTGCGCCCATGTGGTGGCCCTCTGCCTCTTCAGGATCCACAAC GCGTCTGCAGTCTGCTTGCGAGCCCCCGTGTCAGAGTCCCTGTCCCGGCTGCAGAGGGACCAGCTGCAGAAGTTTGCCCAGTACCTCATCAGTGAGCTTCCCCAACAG ATTTTGCCCACAGCCCAGAGGCTTCTGGATGAGCTCCTGTCCTCCCAGTCTACAGCCATCAACACAGTGTGTGGTGCTCCCG ACCCCACTGCTGGCCCCTCAGCCTCTGATCAGAGCACCTGGTATCTAGATGAGTCAACGCTCAGTGACAACATCAAGAAGACTCTGCACAAGTTCTGTGGCCCCTCTCCTGTTGTCTTCAG TGACGTCAACTCCATGTACCTGTCATCCACGGAGCCTCCGGCGGCGGCAGAGTGGGCATGTCTGCTGAGGCCGCTGAGGGGGCGGGAGCCTGAGGGCATCTGGAACCTCCTTTCCATTGTCAGGGAGATGCTCAAGAGGAGAGACAGCAACGCTGCACCCCTACTAGAGATCCTCACTGAGCAGTGTCTCACTTATGAACAG ATCATTGGCTGGTGGTACAGCGTGCGTACTTCGGCATCCCACAGCAGTGCCAGCGGGCACACGGGGCGCAGTAACGGGCAGTCGGAGGTGGCAGCCCACGCCTGCGCCAGCATGTGTGACGAGATGGTCGTTCTGTGGAGGCTGGCTGTCCTAGACCCCACCATGAGCCCTCATAG GCGTTTGGAGCTGGCTGCCCAGCTCAAGCAGTGGCATCTGAAAGTGATTGAGATCGTGAAGCGAGGACAACACCGCAAGTCCCTGGACAAACTGTTCCAGGGCTTCAAGCCAGCCGTGGAGTCCTGCTACTTCAACTGGGAGGTGGCCTACCCACTGCCAGGCATCACCTACTGCAGTGCAGACAAGAAGAGCGCTTCCTTCTGCTGGGCCAGGGCAGTGCAGCAGCAGAGAGGGGCCAAGGCTGGCCTGGCTGGAGACCCCCCTGAACCTGGAGGAGGGAGATCTGGCAGCTctgagggaggtgggggagactACAAGGGCAGAAGTCTCCAACAAGAAGTGGCGGTCAGGCCCAAAGAGACCATCGTGAGCAAGAGGAAGGGGTTGTCGGCTGGGGGCGGAGGAGGGGTCCTAGTGCGGCTAGGGggcagtgtgtctctctctctagaggagGGCAGTAGTAAGGGGATGTACAAAGGCGCAGGTTCCTCCTCGTCCACTGGGGGCAAGGCTAAGATAGCCCAGGGGGGCAAGTCATCCTCTGGGGGATCAGGAGTGGTAGGGGGAAAACACCAAGCGGCCAAGCGGCGCACCAGCAGTGAGGACAGCTCCCTCGAGCCTGACATGGCCGAGCTGAGCCTGGATGATGGCTCCAGTCTGGCTCTGGGTGCTGAGGCCAGCAACACCTTTGACTTCACACCCCCGCCGCCTGAGATGCTGCCCTCACCAAGCCCGCTACTCAGAGAGCCACACAAATACAGTGCGGGAGGGAAAGGGGCCGGAAACACGCCCAAGGAGCGTGCCTTCGAGGGCAAACGGGCCACCCTTGCTGCCACCCTGCCTGCCGCTGAATCCCAGCCCGCCTTCCCCACCAAAGAGAACGCTGCTGTCATCGTGGAAGCAGCCATTGCCGTGGTGAATGTGGAGGCGGAGATGAATGGAAATGAGGAAGCGGCCATCGCTGGAGATGCTCGGCCCTCTACCTCGGTTGTTACCGTGACTGCAGCTGCCGCCAAGTCACCGCATGATGGCCGCCGAGAAACTGGCACTGGAGCCGTAGCACTGcccaatcaggccccagagggAGCAGCAGGGGCAGGAGGAGACCCTGTAGGAGAGGATGACTACCAGGCCTACTTTCTGAATTCAGCTAAtgaggagggggcagagagagtgtCGGAGAACAACAATGAGGAGGAACCAGACATCTTTGCTGGGATCAAGCCACTGGAGCAGGAGGGCCAGATGGAGGTGCTGTTTGCGTGTGCAGAGGCCCTCCACGCTCACGGCTACAGCAACGATGCCTGCAGACTGGCAGTGGAGCTGGCTGGAGACCTGCTGGCCAACCCTCCAGACCTGAAGGTGGAGCAGCCCCAGACCAAGGGCAAGAAGAGCAAGGTGTCCACCAGCAGGCAGACCCAGGTGGCCACTAACACGTTGGTTAAGACCTCCTTCCTGCTGACGGTGCTGAGCGAGAGGCTGGAGCTCCACAACCTGGCCTTCAGCACGGGTATGTTCTCTCTGGAGCTGCAGAGGCCCCCAGCCTCCACCAAGGCCCTGGAGGTCAAGCTTGCTTACCAGGAGTCAGAGGTGGTGGCTCTGCTGAAGAAAATCCCTCTGGGCCTGGTGGAGATGACGTCCATACGGGACAGGGCCGAGCAGCTCCGAGATGGGAACTTCTGTGACTACAGGCCCGTCCTGCCCCTCATGCTGGCCAGCTTCATATTTGATGTGCTGTGTACCCCAG TTGTGTCCCCCACAGGTTCCCGTCCGCCTAGCCGTAACCGGAACAACGAGATGCCTGGAGATGAAGAGCTGGGCTTTGAGGCGGCTGTAGCAGCACTGG GTATGAAGACCACAGTGAGCGAGGCAGAGCATCCTCTGCTGTGTGAGGGGaccaggagagagaaaggagacttGGCTCTGGCCCTCATGATCACATACAAGGATGACCAGAGCAAGCTGAAAAAG ATCTTGGACAAGCTGCTGGACAGAGAGAGCCAGACCCACAAGCCCCAGACCCTGAGCTCTTTCTACTCCAGCAAGCCAGCTGCCAGCAGCCAAAGGAGCCCGTCCAAGCATGCTGCCCACACTGCTCACGGACACGGAGGTGCCACAGGAGGGGTGTCCAAACATGCCCCCAACGCCACAGCTGCAGCcgggtcctcctcctcctccttgcaaGCGGTGGCTACTGGGGGGGCGGCAGGACAGCAGGCAGGTCTGGCAGGCAGTGGGGTGCAGAACAACCCCACAGCCGGAGAGTGTGTCAGTGAGGCCAGAGAGCAAG CAGATGGCGTCCAGCCTGCGTCATGTGACCAGCCGAGTGAGGCTGTCCCATTCAAGCCAGATGGCACAGTGCCGAGCCGCTTGGCGCTGGGAGGACGGGGGGCATACAGCGGGCGCTGCTGGGGCTCTCCTGTCCGCCAGAAGAAGAAACACACAG GCATGGCGAGTATCGACAGCAGTGCTCCTGAGACCACCTCAGACAGCTCCCCCACCCTTAGTCGACGCCCGCTCAGAGGGGGCTGGGCTGCAGCTTCCTGGGGGAGGGGCCAAGACAGTGACAGCATCAGCAGCTCCTCTTCTGATTCGTTAGGCTCCTCCTCATCCAGTGGCTCTCGCAGGGCCGGAGGCGGAGCTAGGGCAAAGAGCACAGACACCAGCAG ATATAAAGGACGTCGTCCCGAGTGCCATGCACCACATGTGCCCAACCAACCGTCTGAGGCGGCGGCCCACTTCTATTTCGAGCTGGCCAAGACCGTGCTGATCAAGGCCGGGGGCAACAGCTCCACCTCCATCTTCACCCAGCCCTCAGCCAGTGGAGGCCACCAGGGGCCCCACCGCAACTTGCACCTCTGTGCCTTTGAGATCGGCCTGTACGCCCTAGGCCTGCACAACTTTGTCTCACCTAACTGGCTCTCCAGGACCTACTCCTCCCACGTCTCCTGGATCACAG gCCAGGCCATGGAGATCGGCAGTGCTGCCCTCAACATCCTGGTGGAATGCTGGGACGGGCACCTCACCCCTCCCGAGGTGGCATCACTGGCCGACAGAGCATCACGGGCGCGGGACCCCAACATGGTTCGCGCTGCGGCTGAGCTGGCCCTTAGCTGCCTGCCCCATGCACACGCCCTCAACCCCAATGAGATCCAGAGGGCCCTGGTGCAGTGCAAGGAACAGGTACATGTCCGGTACTCTTCAGTTCTGCAGAAGACACATCGGACTACTCAT GACAACGTGATGCTAGAGAAAGCCTGTATGGCTGTAGAGGAGGCAGCCAAGGGGGGCGGTGTGTACCCTGAGGTTCTGTTTGAGGTGGCCCACCAGTGGTACTGGCTCTATGAGCAGACAGTAGGAGGGGGGTCAGGGGCCCAGCGTGAAGGCCCGGGACGCTGTGGGGCCAACGGCGGAGCTGGAAGGAGGCCCCCAGAGATGGGCCACGGTGTAATGGACAACATTGGCAACATGGATTCCTCCGGCGTCGCCACGGTGACGGCCTCAGTGACAGCAGCGGCTGTGGTGCCCGTCATCTCTGTGGGCTCCACCATCTACCAATCACACGCCCTTCCCGGCTCGGCCATGGCCCACCCCCACACCCAGGGCCTGCacccctacaccaccatccaGGCCCACCTACCCACAGTCTGCACCCCCCAGTACCTGGGGCACCCACTGCAGCACGTCCCCCGGCCCACTGTATTCCCCGTGTCAGGGGGTGCCTACCCACAG tgtgtctgtgtgccctcTCAGGGAATGCACCCGGCCTTTATCGGTGCCCAGTACCCGTTCTCAGTGGCCGCTGGCCCCCATCCGCCCATGGCAGCGACAGCGGTCACCTTCCCCGGTGTTCCCGTGCCGTCCATGACCCAGATCGCCGTCCACCCCTATCACACCGAGACCGGCCTGCCTCTTAGCACCACTGTAGCAG GAGCCGCATCTTTTTCCCCTTTCTATCCAGTAGGTGGCGTCCATTCAGGCGCCACAATCCAGGCCATTCAGGGGTCATCTCTTCCTGGAATGTCTTCTCAGCCTGTCTCATTGGTCAGTGCCCCCTTCCCGTCTGAAGACGAGCAGCAtagccagccaatcagccagcaGGGCCTTCACTACCTGCACTCAGCATACAGAGTTG GCATGCTAGCATTGGAGATGCTGGGCAGGAGGGCTCACAACGACCACCCCAATAACTTCTCCCGCAGCCCCCCATACACAGAGGACGTCAAGTGGCTCCTGGGCCTGGCTGCACGGCTAG GGGTGAACTACGTGTACCAGTTCTGTGTGGGTGCGGCTAAGGGTGTGCTCAGCCCCTTCGTCCTTCAGGAGATCATCATGGAGGCTCTCCAGAGACTGAACCCCGCCCACATCCATGCCCACCTCCGCACGCCTGCCTTCCACCAACTGGTGCAGCGCTGCCAGCAGGCCTACCTACAG